One Streptomyces sp. L2 genomic window carries:
- a CDS encoding (2Fe-2S)-binding protein — protein sequence MTLDPGLAALRPLGGFFVLRTAAERAEADGAPPPTLAETYAAAGAEVHPNALTSRVATVAERLGTREPRVAASIAHQALAARLWSPALACAALYGSVPDLDPRLLRWDGSAAAPDDLRLRGVRGLPGDAGTLAGTVLLGHLEPLGAALRARYGIAAGLLKGNAASALAGAARELDRWARAHGRTDVAERAAALTDALFAQPLLRGTGSRTGTAFRRRSCCLYYRVPGGGVCGDCCFTRPPRSSPRAASG from the coding sequence GTGACCCTCGACCCCGGCCTCGCCGCGCTCCGCCCGCTCGGCGGCTTCTTCGTCCTGCGTACGGCCGCGGAGCGCGCCGAAGCCGACGGCGCGCCGCCCCCGACGCTCGCGGAGACCTACGCCGCGGCCGGCGCGGAGGTTCACCCGAACGCGCTGACCTCGCGCGTCGCCACGGTCGCCGAGCGCCTCGGCACCCGGGAGCCGCGGGTCGCCGCGTCCATCGCCCACCAGGCACTCGCCGCACGGCTGTGGTCCCCGGCCCTCGCCTGCGCCGCCCTCTACGGCAGCGTCCCGGACCTCGACCCGCGCCTGCTGCGCTGGGACGGCTCGGCCGCCGCCCCCGACGATCTCCGACTCCGCGGGGTCCGCGGGCTGCCCGGAGACGCCGGCACCCTCGCCGGGACGGTCCTCCTCGGGCACCTCGAACCCCTAGGGGCAGCCCTGAGGGCCCGCTACGGGATCGCGGCCGGTCTCCTCAAGGGCAACGCGGCCTCCGCGCTCGCCGGCGCCGCCCGCGAACTGGACCGCTGGGCCCGCGCGCACGGCCGTACCGACGTGGCAGAACGGGCGGCGGCCCTGACCGACGCCCTCTTCGCCCAGCCGCTGCTGCGCGGCACCGGCTCCCGCACCGGAACGGCCTTCCGGCGGCGCAGCTGCTGCCTGTACTACCGGGTGCCCGGCGGCGGAGTCTGCGGCGACTGCTGCTTCACCCGGCCGCCGCGCTCTTCCCCGCGCGCCGCATCCGGGTGA
- the glgA gene encoding glycogen synthase, with product MRVGLLTREYPPDVYGGAGVHVEFLARELASLVDLEVHCWGEGRGVGVVRHRPWSVLDGSNDALRTFSVDLSIAAALQGRELVHSHTWYANLAGHLAKLLYGVPHVLTAHSLEPLRPWKAEQLGGGYALSGWSERTAMEAADAVIAVSGAMREDVLACYPALDPAKVHVVHNGIDTSLYRPDHGTDALVRAGLDPKRPYVLFVGRITRQKGVPHLLRAVRDIDPGVQVVLCAGAPDTPEIDREFRELFQELSRVREGVHWIPQMLPRGDVVQLLTHAAVFVCPSVYEPLGIVNLEAMACGTPVVASRVGGIPEVVRDGETGLLVPVDDDFEAGLARALDTVVGDPEAARRMGEAGQRRARGEFGWDTVARHTVRLYEEILKA from the coding sequence GTGCGAGTGGGACTGCTGACCCGGGAGTATCCCCCGGACGTGTACGGCGGCGCGGGCGTCCATGTGGAGTTCCTCGCCCGGGAACTGGCCTCGCTGGTCGACCTGGAGGTGCACTGCTGGGGCGAGGGACGCGGGGTGGGCGTCGTACGGCACCGGCCCTGGTCCGTCCTCGACGGCTCCAACGACGCGCTGCGCACCTTCTCCGTGGACCTCTCCATCGCGGCCGCCCTCCAGGGGCGCGAACTGGTCCACTCGCACACCTGGTACGCGAACCTCGCCGGCCACCTCGCCAAGCTGCTGTACGGCGTCCCGCACGTGCTCACCGCCCACTCGCTGGAGCCGCTGCGGCCCTGGAAGGCCGAGCAACTCGGCGGCGGCTACGCCCTGTCCGGGTGGAGCGAGCGCACCGCCATGGAGGCCGCGGACGCCGTGATCGCCGTATCGGGGGCGATGCGGGAGGACGTCCTCGCCTGCTACCCGGCGCTGGACCCGGCGAAGGTGCACGTCGTGCACAACGGCATCGACACCAGCCTGTACCGGCCGGACCACGGCACCGACGCCCTGGTGCGCGCCGGTCTGGACCCGAAGCGGCCGTACGTGCTGTTCGTCGGCCGGATCACCCGGCAGAAGGGCGTGCCCCATCTGCTGCGCGCCGTACGGGACATCGACCCCGGTGTCCAGGTCGTGCTGTGCGCGGGCGCGCCCGACACCCCCGAGATCGACCGGGAGTTCCGGGAGCTGTTCCAGGAGCTGAGCCGGGTGCGCGAGGGGGTGCACTGGATCCCGCAGATGCTGCCGCGCGGGGACGTCGTCCAACTCCTCACCCATGCCGCCGTGTTCGTCTGCCCTTCGGTGTACGAGCCGCTGGGCATCGTGAACCTGGAGGCGATGGCCTGCGGCACGCCCGTCGTGGCCTCACGGGTCGGCGGGATTCCCGAGGTGGTCCGGGACGGGGAGACGGGCCTGCTCGTCCCGGTCGACGACGACTTCGAGGCGGGGCTGGCGCGGGCGCTGGACACCGTCGTAGGTGACCCGGAGGCGGCGCGGCGGATGGGGGAGGCCGGACAGCGCCGTGCGCGGGGCGAGTTCGGCTGGGACACGGTCGCCCGGCACACGGTCCGGCTGTACGAGGAGATCCTCAAGGCCTAG
- the glgC gene encoding glucose-1-phosphate adenylyltransferase, protein MRRGGPSVLGIVLAGGEGKRLMPLTADRAKPAVTFGGTYRLVDFVLSNLVNGDILRVCVLTQYKSHSLDRHITTTWRMSSLLGNYVTPVPAQQRLGPRWYLGSADAILQSLNLVHDEQPEYVAVFGADHVYRMDPRQMLRQHIEGGAGVTVAGIRVPRTESSSFGVITPGPDGRTVERFLEKPANPPGLPDDPGRVFASMGNYLFTTKALVEALHRDAEDERSVHDMGGSILPQLTERGEAQLYDFSDNHVPGETTRDQGYWRDVGTLDAYHEAHMDLIAERPAFNLYNRQWPVYTHSNQLSPARFNAGGIASESIVSAGCLIRGQVSRSVLSPGVRIDPGAVVQGSVLHDNVRVGRGAVVRGAVLDKNVEVPPGATIGVNPQRDAELYTVSKGGVIALGKGQAVS, encoded by the coding sequence ATGCGTCGTGGGGGACCTTCGGTTCTCGGGATCGTGCTGGCGGGCGGGGAGGGCAAGCGCCTGATGCCGCTGACCGCCGACCGCGCCAAACCCGCGGTCACCTTCGGCGGTACCTACCGGCTCGTCGACTTCGTGCTGTCCAACCTGGTCAACGGCGACATCCTGCGGGTCTGCGTGCTCACCCAGTACAAGTCCCACTCGCTGGACCGGCACATCACCACCACCTGGCGGATGTCCAGCCTGCTCGGCAACTACGTCACCCCGGTCCCGGCGCAGCAGCGCCTCGGGCCACGCTGGTACCTGGGCAGTGCCGACGCGATCCTGCAGTCCCTGAACCTGGTCCACGACGAACAGCCCGAGTACGTCGCGGTGTTCGGCGCCGACCACGTGTACCGGATGGACCCCCGGCAGATGCTCCGGCAGCACATCGAGGGCGGGGCGGGGGTGACGGTGGCCGGCATCCGGGTGCCGCGCACGGAGTCCTCCTCCTTCGGGGTGATCACCCCCGGCCCGGACGGCCGCACGGTGGAGCGCTTCCTGGAGAAGCCGGCGAACCCTCCCGGACTGCCCGACGACCCCGGACGTGTGTTCGCGTCGATGGGCAACTACCTCTTCACCACCAAGGCGCTGGTCGAGGCGCTGCACCGGGACGCCGAGGACGAGCGGTCCGTGCACGACATGGGCGGCTCGATCCTGCCGCAGCTCACCGAGCGGGGCGAGGCGCAGCTGTACGACTTCAGCGACAACCACGTCCCCGGCGAGACCACCCGGGACCAGGGCTACTGGCGGGACGTCGGCACGCTCGACGCCTACCACGAGGCGCACATGGACCTGATCGCCGAGCGGCCCGCCTTCAACCTCTACAACCGGCAGTGGCCCGTCTACACCCATTCCAACCAGCTCTCGCCGGCCCGCTTCAACGCGGGCGGCATAGCCAGCGAGTCCATCGTCAGCGCCGGCTGTCTGATCCGCGGTCAGGTCTCCCGCTCCGTGCTGTCGCCCGGCGTGCGGATCGACCCGGGCGCCGTGGTGCAGGGCTCCGTGCTGCACGACAACGTGCGCGTCGGCCGGGGCGCGGTCGTGCGCGGCGCCGTCCTGGACAAGAACGTCGAGGTCCCGCCGGGCGCCACGATCGGTGTCAATCCGCAGCGGGACGCGGAGCTGTACACCGTCTCCAAGGGCGGGGTGATCGCCCTGGGCAAGGGGCAGGCGGTGTCCTAG